AAAGATCCTTGTCAAATGAAAGTTCGATCATATGACTGCTCCTCTCAAAGACTTCTGGATACTGCCTTGGCCTGAAGCCCTCCCGAAGTCTGTACCGCCTCGGGGTCTGTAGCATCCCCCAGCTTCTCCCCACGTCCCTTTGCTTCCCTGTGCCGTCACACACCAGCCTCTGGTTGCTTCCGCAGCACAACACAGCGGCATCAGAGCTTCAGTCCTctgtgcctcccctcccccacgcccACCACTTGGGATAACTCTCAGGTAAACACAGAACCTGcttttcaccatcatcaagtCTTGGCTCAATCCTCACCTCTCAAATATACAAAATTGTCCCCCTAAATGTCACGTGGTCTTTCCCCGAGTAATGCTTCTCTAAACACATATTACCATCAAACactcaatttttttccttatttccttttgtttgtatCTTTGTTTCCAGAAGATACATAAATATCATGATACAgctgtaaaaaataaacttttttattgaTGTGTACGACCCCTGAGtcgggcagatcctctggaggaggccatggcaacccactccagtattcttgcttgggaaatcccatggacagaggagcctggcgggctacagtccatggggtcacaaaagagttggaaacaatgGAGCATGCATGCCACGCCACaccatagttgatttgcaatttacaaaatgttgtgttaatttctgctgtccagcaaagtgattcagttatgtcaggggagtgtgtattttcctcggttctgtctcgtcaccacaaaaatttgaagcgaagGACGTTAAAGCCCTCAGACAGACCGTGTCTTAGCTCTCGGACAGATCAacgttacagctccgtgttacagctcagctttatttagaaaataaaggaaaatacatcctcaaggcatgagggcatgccgacccaaaagacccaaagagaagtgagagagagagagagagagagagaaaacactcACACATGCGCATGTGCAGAAGAGAACCCTGCCCCCcaggccctttggctcctctttttatatgtttttttcctccccctgggcctgccttatgtaaattgggctagccaagagtgctgtttgttctacctgagatCCTCACTCCGggcctcagaccttcctttgttctattttcacgggcttttcccttccttgtcttttactCACCGCCATTTggtctcctttttcctattctaactaccagCAGGGGCCCCCTGTCCTGATCCCATCTGGGGCCCATCCATCCAGCAGTGCAGTGGGTATGAGGAATGTGGCTTATGAACCTTCAGGCCTCTGGACCTTGGTGGAGGCACCTCCTGACCTGTCATGGGTGCACCAGGGGGGTCTGCAGACCTCAGAGgcatgtggggtggggggatgtgaTAGATGTCTGGATGGCTGGGTCCTGCTGCCCTGGCCAGGGAGGGTCACCTTGTTGTGCAGACTGGTGGTTCTTCCCCCTGCTCCAACGCGCCAAGGGATATTTGGATATTGGGTGAAACTGGCATCTGATGggtgtgggcagaggccagggaagcTTCTTAACATGCTAtactccacccccagcccctactcCTGCAACAGAAATCATCCAGCCCCAAAGTCTACAGTGCTGGGACTAAGAAACCAGTGACTGGGACTTAGTCCAGACCCTAGAGGTCCTCAGTTCTTCCAGGTGTGGAGCTGACATTGACCAAGACCCTAAGGGCCTTTCCCAGAGACAGACCGCCCCACGTCCCCTGCCTCTCGTTTGTAAAAGAAAGCTTTAGCCTCCTAAAGTGAACATGAAactcttagtcactcagtagtgtccgattttgcaccccatggactgtagcaagccaggcctccctgtccttcaccatctctttgaggttgttcaaactcatagccatcaagtcggtgatgccatccaaccatctcatcttctgtcgtccccttctcctcctgccctcagtctttcccagcatcagggtcttttccaaggagtcaattcttttcatcaggtgggcACAGTAGAGGCATTGGGAAGGGCCAGGCTCTTTTCTGGGATTGTCTGATATCTAGGTTCCCTCTTTCAAGGAACCAATAGCCCTGTGAAGCAAGAGGAAGTCCtgacagaagtgtgtgtgtgtgtgttcgcgtGCGTGAGTGCAGAAGAGGAACCTCAGACCTTCTCTTATGGCAGCTTGACAGTCTTGGGAGATGGTGCTCATTTACCCATCTTTCAGAGAGATGCTGCAGTCCAGAGAGGGCAACGAACAACCCAAGGCACTTGGGAAGCCGGGACCTGCTGCCGCCTCTCCTGGCTCTGCATCCTGTCCTTTGGAACCTGCTCTGgtaccaggggcttccctcatagctcagtaggtaaagaatctgcctgcaatgcaggagatctgggtttgattcctgggtcaggaagatcccctggagaaggaaatggcaacccactccagtatcttgcctggaggatcccatggacagggaagcctggagggctatcatccatagggtcacacagagtcagacaccaaacTCCTAAGTTAAAcccaaacccctaatttatccctctccccaccctctttcccctttggtaaccataaatttgttgtctatgtctgtgagtctgtgtctgtcttgtaaatacattcatttgtattattttttagattccacatataagtgatttatgtaatgtttgtctttgacttactttaatgtgataatctctgggctcatccatgttgctgcaaatggcattatttctttacattttagtaatatttctgagtgatattccattatatacatagACTATTATCTTTTTTATCCCTTTATCTATTGATAgatgcttaggttgcttccacatcttggttattgtgaatagtgttgctatgaacatggggctacgtgtatctttttgaattagagctttctccggataaatgcccaggagtgggattgctggatcatatggtgactctatttttctttttttaaggaacctccattgtgttctccatagtggctgcactggtttacattcccatcaatagtgtaggaagggtcccttttctccacaccctctccagcatttaccacttgtagactttttggtgagtTTGACTGGTGGCcattgatacctcattgtggttttcatttgctttttcatgAAGATCCTTGTCAAATGAAAGTTCGATCATATGACTGCTCCCCTCAAAGACTTCTGGATACTGCCTTGGCCTGAAGCCCTCCCAAAGTCTGTACCGCCTCGGGGTCTGTAGCATCCCCCCAGCTTCTCCCCACGTCCCTTCTTCCCTGTGCTGTCACACACCAGCCTCTGGCTGCTTCCGCAGCACAACACAGCTGCATTAGAGCTTTAAcgctccttcttccctccctcacaCCCACCGTCTTGGGATAACTCTCTCAGGTGAACACAGAACCTGCTTTCTTACCATCATCAAGTCTTGGCTCAGTCTTCACCTCTCGAATGTACAAAACTGTCCCCCTAAATGTCATGTGGTCTTTCCCTGGGTCATGCTTCTCTAAACACATATTACCATCAAacactctcattttttttccttctttccttttgtttgtatCTTTGTTTCCAGAAGGACAGCTTCTTCATGATAGAgctgtaaaaaataaacttttttattgaCGTGTTtgacccctgtgtcaggaagatccgctggaggaggccatggcaacccactccagtattcttgcttgggaaatcccatggacagaggagtctggcgggctacagtccatggggtcacaaaagagttggaaacgatgGAGCATGCATGCCAATCCACaccatagttgatttgcaatttacaaaatgttgtgttaatttctgctgtccagcaaagtgattcagttatgtcaggggagtgtgtaatttcctcggttctgtctcatcaccacaaaaatttgaagcgatggaCGTTAAAGCCCTCAGACAGACCGTGTCTTAGCTCtcggacagatcagtgttacagctccgtgttacagctcatctttatttagaaaataaaggaaaatacatccttgaggcgtGAGCACATGCCAACCCCAAAAGATGCGAAGAGAAGAgcgagtgagagagagagagagagagagagagagagagagagaacgaaCACATGCGCGTGTGCAGAAGAGAACCCCGCCCCCCAGGCCCTTTGGCTcctttttttatatgttttttcctccccctgggcctgccttatgtaaattgggctagccaagaGTGCTGTTTGTGCTACCTGAGATCCTCACTCTGggcctcagaccttcctttgttctattttcacgggcttttcccttccttgtcttttagtcaccgccattctggactcctttttcctattctaactacctaacagttatatatacatatatattccttttcatattcttttccataatagTTTATCACAGTATGTTGAatacaattccctgtgctacGCAGTAGAATGAGGgtcttgctgtttatccattctatatatcacagtttgcatctgctaaccacaaaatcccagtccatccctcccccaccagccTTCCCCtaggcaaccacaaatctgtgcCCTATGCTTGatgacagattttaaaatatatatatatttatttacttttttttatctaGCTGTCTTAGTTGCCCCATGCAGGAtctctggttgcagcatgtggactcttagtttcagcatgtgggatatagCTCCCTGACCCATGATCGAACCCAGCTGacctgcattgggagggcagtcttagccactgaaccaccagggaagtcccaatgacACGGAATTTTGATGTTGTATTCACTGATGCCCGCTGGGCACCTACAACTAGATGGCTTAGAGTAGATATGCAGTAATACTTTATGAATAATCTATAATTAAATGTATGTCGCTCTTCCaaccaaaaccagacaatgaagcgcacacatacacacacacacacacagtgatgttGAAGACTGAGCCTGAAGGTTGCTGAGGACTCAGAGAGGCAGGGATGGAGAGGAAAGGGTGTTTCAAGAGAAGGAACTGCACATACAGTCTCAGAGTCCCTGATTCTGACCAGGCTGGGTGTGGAGATGTTGGGAGATGCAGACAGAGGGGTAATCTGGGTGGAGAGTCAGCAGGTGAGAGCCCACCAGGGCTTTGAATCCAGCCTGCAGTGTGGGCCCCACCATCCCCTGCGTGGGGAGGAAACAAAGCTAAGCTGCTCTGACTGTGCGGGAAGGGGACGAGAACTCTCTGGTGAGTCCTCTGACCGGAGGGCTGTGTCTCCCAGGGAGAGGAAGCAGAAGATGCATCGGTTCAGTGACTCAATGAAGAGATGAGGCTGCTGGAAGGACCAGGGTCAGGACAGGGAGGAGACGGACTTCAAGATGAGCTGTGCTTAGGAGGAAGAATGGACAGCATTTAGTGAATTGTTGGATCCCAGAGGAGGGAAGGCCTGTCCCCTCCCCAACCTCTGGCCTTAGAGGCTGCCTTGTCATCAGTGCGACAGGGAGCCAAGCAGAGAAGTGAGTTTGGAGAGGAAGATGGCAGCTCTTCTTTGGCCACGCTGAGCCGGGCAATCCTGAAGGCCATCCTGGGAGAGGTGTGCAGTGTGATCTTGGGCAGTGAGATGCCTGCATCGCTCACCTGAAGGGTTAACCTGGGATGGCGGTTGCATCTGAAGTGCCCCCTGCCGGCCTGGCTGTCTTCCTCCTGAAGGACTTCACGCTGAGAGAAGAAGAGACCAGGCTGTTTCACTCTGGCCAGAACAGGGTGCAACTGGGCTGCAGACTCACCCATCCCCCATTCCTTGTTCAGGGGCAGGAGGGGTGACAGGTGGAAAACGTCATTTGACCCCACAGACCTTCCAGAGCACAGCAGGTATCTCCAACCTTGATGCCAGACAGAGGACAGCCCATACCCCAGGGGAACCCTAAGCACTGCCAACTCCACACCCCCCCCCTTCCCATCAGCCCCCTGctggccctgccccacccccggtGGTGCTGGTTCAAGGTGCAGCCCCCtgtgccctgccctgcccacccctcctctctcccGGGGCAGTGCTCACAGGAGGGCcagaaggcagaggaagagaagtgggATCTTGACAGCTGCTTCCCAGATGGCCACCAGGACTGGCAGGGACAGAGTAAATGaacaaagtaggtgattaaatcGTTAAGCCCACTAGAGGATCGTaggtaaagaaaaaagtatgagaGACCCTGCAAGTTAATGGTGACTCAAGAGAGCAgtcttgcttagcaacaaaaccatgcaggTGAAGCATGAGACGTGGCCCCAAACGATACAATGACTGTGGCATGAGACCCCACACCCTGCCCGGTGAGCTCGGTGAGTTAATGAGCCCTAGGACGTGCTGTCTGcacacataaaaaaataataatttatggaGAGAGGACCCTTAAAAGTGAAAGACCCTCAGTGTACTGAGATGTGAATTTTCCATGATGCCACGGCAGCCCCAGCTGGACCATGTGGGGACAAGCAGACTCCCCAGCATGATGTGGAAGGGGAGCTAGTGAGGAAATGTGACATCTACTCAAGAATGAAGAAGGAGGTGATCTTTTCCCTGTTTccacctttcctttctttatgaGACTGTAAACCACTGAGATCTTGGGCCATGGCACCCTCTGGAAAATTGGCCTGTAAGCCTCCTCAGcgtcctattctaataaatcatttCTTATCTGTGACTTTGCCTCTTGATGAATCCTTTCTGTGCTGAGTCATAAAGAACCAGAGCTCACTGGAGCCCCCTCAAGAGGCCACTTAGTGATTTCAGCACCACCTTGCCACGTGCCCTGACTGCCCTGCAGGAAGGTGGGATGAGGACAAATTCACCAGCTGGACCTCATCTTGGGTCCTTCCTCTCCCACGAGGACTCCAGGCCTTCCTGACTCACTGGATGCCAGACCCCATGTGCCTGCGCCTCACCCCATCCCCATGCCCTTACCTTCCAGCAGttgaatgggggggggggggtgggtggggggcgcaAAGCGTGGAAAATGCATGAGTTGgacttcatgaaaatgaaaaattctgctTATCAATTGACACTACtaagaaagtgaaaagccaaCCCatttaaagggagaaaatatttgcacatcaTAGATCCGATATGTATGTAGTATCCagcctatattttaaaaaacttacaattcaaccacaaaaagacaaacattgcaatttaaaaaaatggaacaaTGGATAAAAAGATTTCTCCAAATGACcaataatttccttttaaaaaaggaatgacatCATTACTCACTCCATAAACATAATTGAAATCATGATGAGATATTTCTTCACACCCAAATTTCTTTTgcagttttaaaggaaaataacaacaTCAACAAGGAtctggagaaattggaacccacATATATTGACGGTGGGAACGTAAAATGGTCCTGTCAGTGTGGAAAACAGCTGACATTTCCTCAGAAATTTAAATGTAGAATCTACCATTTGACCCAGAAATCTCACTCCGAGGTAAATGGCTGAGAAAACTGCAGTCAGTGAtcaaaacccaaaaaactatAGCAACATTCATAGCAGCGTTGTAATAGCCCCACAGTAGAAACAACGCAGAGGTCCAACCACTGCTAAACAGATAAACAGAAGCTGGTCCatccatgcaatgaaatattattcagacaAAAAGAAATTGATACTGATacacaatgaatgaatgatccTGGAAAGTGGTTTTTTATGCGAAAGGAGCCACATGGAAAAGGCCACAGTCTTGTAACACTCCACTTGTATGAAATGTCCCCCATAGGCAGATCCATAGACACGGACAGCAGGTCAGTGGttgcccagggctggggaggacAGTGTGGTGAGTGACTACTTCACgggcaccaggcttctctctgggaTGATGAAGATCTGAGATGGGTGGGTTTAGGGAGTAGTGAGACTTGTACAACATCGTGAATGTTCTCGAAGCCAACTATTGTCTATTTTAAACTGGCTAAAACGGtcgattttattttctctgatttttcctcaataaaaataatgcatttaaatAAGCAATGCCATGTAGAGATGCCAGTTTTCATTTGGTACGGGCAAAGATCAAAAGGTTTCACCATATAGGGCCTTGGTGAAAACAAAACGCTTTCAAAATATATGATCCATCAAAACATGCATAAGTCACAAGctattgggaggaaaaaaaaactgcagagCTGAAGGAGTCAGGTCATGGGTGGTGAGGGGCTTTGAGGGGTGGGCTCTGCCCTGTGGATGTCGCCCTGCTTTTGGGGAGCAGAGGAGGAAGTGGACAAGTCCCAGGGGAGTGAGGGGCTAGTGTGGACAGCTGGGCACAGTGGCCATGGAGACAGAGGAGGGGCAGGGACCACTGGGTTCACCCACTAGGGGGCTCTGGTCACTGGGGTGGGTCCAGAGTGAGGCAGGGACCAGCAGAGACCAGCCCAGCCCTGAGCCAGAAGCAGCCTCGCTCCTGACAGCCCAGGAGGGGACCTTCTTCCTACCTGTGCTGTTTCCTTGGAAGTCTCTGGTCACTGGGCTCTGTGGAGCaccctggactggaagagagGATCTCCTTCCTCAGTGGGAGGACCGGGATGATGGAAGTGTAGtcatcccctccccgccccacccagaTCTGCAGAACCCAGGCGGGACAGGCCTTGTGTCCCTCTAGCCCCCTCCCCAGCCGGGCCTCCAGGACAAGAGTACCACAAATCCGCAGCCTCGCCCCCCTGCCCGACACACCCTCAGGCCCCCGGCATCCTCACCCCTCACTCACAGGTGACATTGAGCAGGATGGTCTGCTCCACCATCGCCCCGCTTGTGAGGAGCTTCACctgacaggtgagcctggtgccGTGGTCCTGGGGCCGTGGGGTGAGAGTGAGCACCGACGAGAAGGGGGTCCTGGGGCCCAGGGAGCTGGGGGCAGCTGACGTCCAGGAGAAGATGGGCGGCGTGGCCCGCTCACAGGCCCAGGGCACAGAGCAGGTCATGTTCCCGGGGTGGCCAGGCTCCAGGTCCCCGGGGCTGAGGACGTGGGGCTGGTGGGTGAGGGCTGGTGAGAGGAGGGGGGAGACGGTGGATCCGGAGGAGGCTTTGAGGTGTGACCCCCCCAAGAGAAGCGTCAGGCTTCAGGGCAGCCCCTACC
The nucleotide sequence above comes from Bos indicus x Bos taurus breed Angus x Brahman F1 hybrid chromosome 18, Bos_hybrid_MaternalHap_v2.0, whole genome shotgun sequence. Encoded proteins:
- the LOC113875760 gene encoding myeloid cell surface antigen CD33-like yields the protein MKWSYLSELFFLNVTALTHQPHVLSPGDLEPGHPGNMTCSVPWACERATPPIFSWTSAAPSSLGPRTPFSSVLTLTPRPQDHGTRLTCQVKLLTSGAMVEQTILLNVTFQGAPQSPVTRDFQGNSTGRKKVPSWAVRSEAASGSGLGWSLLVPASLWTHPSDQSPLVGEPSGPCPSSVSMATVPSCPH